One window of Fusobacterium polymorphum genomic DNA carries:
- a CDS encoding adenine phosphoribosyltransferase, with protein sequence MDLKKYVASIENYPKEGIIFRDITPLMNDGEAYKYATEKIVEFAKDHHIDIVVGPEARGFIFGCPVSYALGVGFVPVRKPGKLPREVIEYAYDLEYGSNKLCLHKDSIKPGQKVLVVDDLLATGGTVEATIKLVEELGGVVAGLAFLIELVDLKGREKLNKYPMITLMQY encoded by the coding sequence ATGGATTTAAAAAAATATGTAGCATCAATAGAAAATTACCCCAAAGAAGGAATAATATTTAGAGATATAACACCTCTTATGAATGATGGAGAAGCATATAAATATGCAACAGAAAAAATTGTTGAATTTGCAAAAGACCATCATATTGATATAGTTGTTGGACCAGAAGCAAGAGGATTTATTTTTGGTTGTCCTGTGTCTTATGCTTTAGGAGTAGGTTTTGTACCAGTTAGAAAGCCAGGAAAATTACCTCGTGAAGTAATAGAATATGCTTATGATTTAGAATATGGTTCAAATAAATTATGTTTACATAAAGATTCAATAAAACCAGGACAAAAAGTATTAGTTGTTGATGATTTGCTTGCAACTGGTGGAACTGTTGAAGCTACAATAAAATTAGTAGAAGAATTAGGAGGAGTTGTAGCAGGCTTAGCATTTTTAATAGAACTTGTTGACTTAAAAGGAAGAGAGAAATTGAATAAATATCCTATGATTACATTAATGCAATATTAA
- the tgt gene encoding tRNA guanosine(34) transglycosylase Tgt, whose product MKLPVTYKIEDKDGKARAGVITTPHGEIETPVFMPVGTQATVKTMSKEELLDIGSEIILGNTYHLYLRPNDELIARLGGLHKFMNWDKPILTDSGGFQVFSLGSLRKIKEEGVYFSSHIDGSKHFISPEKSIQIQNNLGSDIVMLFDECPPGLSTREYIIPSIERTTRWAKRCVEAHQKKDIQGLFAIVQGGIYEDLRQKSLDELSEMDENFSGYAIGGLAVGEPREDMYRILDYIVEKCPEEKPRYLMGVGEPVDMLNAVESGIDMMDCVQPTRLARHGTVFTKDGRLVIKSERYKEDTKPLDEECDCYVCKNYSRAYIRHLIKVQEVLGLRLTSYHNLYFLIKLMKDAREAIKEKRFKEFKENFIKRYEKQKVII is encoded by the coding sequence ATGAAATTACCAGTTACATATAAAATAGAAGATAAAGATGGGAAGGCAAGAGCAGGAGTGATAACAACTCCTCATGGAGAGATAGAAACTCCTGTTTTTATGCCAGTGGGAACACAAGCTACTGTAAAAACTATGTCAAAAGAAGAATTACTTGATATAGGTAGTGAAATAATTTTAGGAAATACTTATCATCTTTATTTAAGACCAAATGATGAGTTAATAGCTAGATTAGGAGGACTTCACAAATTTATGAATTGGGATAAACCAATTCTTACTGACAGTGGAGGTTTCCAAGTTTTTAGTTTAGGTTCACTTAGAAAAATAAAAGAAGAAGGAGTATATTTTAGTTCACATATAGACGGTTCAAAACATTTTATATCTCCTGAAAAATCTATACAAATACAAAATAATTTGGGTTCTGACATAGTGATGCTTTTTGATGAATGTCCACCAGGTCTTTCAACAAGAGAATATATAATTCCTTCGATAGAAAGAACTACAAGATGGGCAAAAAGATGTGTTGAAGCCCATCAAAAGAAAGATATTCAAGGACTATTTGCAATAGTTCAAGGTGGAATATATGAAGATTTAAGACAAAAAAGTTTAGATGAATTAAGTGAGATGGATGAAAATTTTTCTGGTTATGCAATAGGCGGACTTGCTGTTGGTGAGCCAAGAGAAGATATGTATAGAATACTTGACTATATTGTAGAAAAATGTCCAGAAGAAAAACCTAGATATTTAATGGGAGTTGGAGAACCTGTTGATATGTTAAATGCAGTTGAAAGTGGTATAGATATGATGGACTGTGTTCAACCAACTAGACTTGCAAGACATGGAACAGTTTTTACAAAAGATGGTAGACTTGTTATAAAAAGTGAAAGATATAAGGAAGATACAAAGCCACTAGATGAAGAATGTGATTGCTATGTATGTAAAAATTATTCAAGAGCTTATATAAGACATTTAATAAAAGTACAAGAAGTTTTAGGACTTCGTTTAACATCTTATCATAACTTATATTTTTTAATTAAACTTATGAAAGATGCAAGGG
- a CDS encoding RelA/SpoT family protein, translated as MNNYWEQLLDKARANHLNLDFDKIKLALGFAEESHQGQYRKSGDDYIIHPVEVAKILMDMKMDTDTIVAGLLHDVVEDTLIPIADIKYNFGDTVATLVDGVTKLKALPNGTKNQAENIRKMILAMAENIRVILIKLADRLHNMRTLKFMKPEKQQSISKETLDIYAPLAHRLGMAKIKSELEDIAFSYLHHDEFLEIKRLVDNTKEERKDYIENFIRTIIRTLSDLGIKAEVKGRFKHFYSIYKKMYQKGKEFDDIYDLMGVRVIVEDKATCYHVLGIVHSQYTPVPGRFKDYIAVPKSNNYQSIHTTIVGPLGKFIEIQIRTKDMDDIAEEGIAAHWNYKENKKSSKDDNIYGWLRHIIEFQNESDSTEDFIEGVTGDIDRGTVFTFSPKGDIIELPVGATALDFAFMVHTQVGCKCVGAKVNGRMVTIDHKLKSGDKVEIITSKNSKGPSIDWLDIVVTHGAKGKIRKFLKDENKETVTKIGKDNLEKEASKLGMTLKEIENDPTLKKHMEKNNIPNLDEFYFYIGEKRSRLDILITKIKTSLEKERAASTLTIEEVLKKKEEKKKEGKNDFGIVIDGINNTLIRFAKCCTPLPGDEIGGFVTKLTGITVHRKDCANFHAMVEKDPSREIMVKWDENLIETKMNKYNFTFTVVLNDRPNILMEIVNLIANHKINITSVNSYEVKKDGDRVVKVKISIEIKGKTEYDYLINNILKLKDVISVER; from the coding sequence ATGAATAACTATTGGGAACAATTATTAGATAAAGCAAGAGCAAATCATCTAAATTTAGATTTTGATAAAATCAAATTAGCATTAGGTTTTGCTGAAGAAAGCCACCAAGGACAATATAGAAAATCGGGGGATGATTATATTATCCACCCTGTTGAAGTTGCAAAAATTTTGATGGATATGAAAATGGATACTGATACCATTGTGGCAGGTTTATTACATGATGTTGTAGAAGATACATTGATTCCAATAGCAGATATAAAATATAATTTTGGAGATACAGTTGCCACTCTTGTTGATGGGGTAACAAAATTAAAAGCTTTGCCAAATGGGACTAAAAATCAAGCAGAAAATATAAGAAAAATGATTTTGGCAATGGCAGAAAATATAAGGGTTATCCTTATAAAACTAGCTGATAGACTTCATAATATGAGAACATTAAAATTCATGAAGCCTGAAAAACAGCAATCTATTTCAAAGGAAACTTTGGATATTTATGCTCCACTTGCTCATAGACTAGGTATGGCAAAGATTAAGTCAGAACTTGAGGATATAGCATTTAGTTATTTACATCATGATGAATTTTTAGAAATAAAAAGATTGGTGGATAACACAAAAGAAGAAAGAAAAGACTATATTGAAAACTTTATTAGAACTATTATTAGAACTCTATCTGATTTAGGTATAAAGGCAGAAGTAAAGGGTAGATTTAAGCACTTTTATAGCATATATAAAAAGATGTATCAAAAAGGTAAAGAGTTTGATGATATCTATGACTTAATGGGAGTTAGAGTAATAGTAGAGGATAAAGCTACTTGTTATCATGTTTTAGGTATAGTACACAGTCAATATACACCAGTACCTGGTAGATTTAAAGACTACATAGCAGTACCAAAATCAAATAACTATCAGTCTATACACACAACAATAGTTGGACCTTTAGGTAAATTTATAGAAATTCAAATTAGAACTAAGGATATGGATGATATAGCTGAAGAAGGTATTGCAGCACACTGGAACTATAAAGAAAATAAAAAGAGTAGTAAAGATGATAATATCTATGGCTGGTTAAGACATATCATAGAATTTCAAAATGAATCTGATTCAACTGAAGACTTTATTGAAGGTGTAACAGGAGATATAGACAGAGGTACAGTTTTTACTTTTTCACCTAAGGGAGATATTATAGAACTTCCAGTTGGAGCAACAGCACTAGATTTTGCATTTATGGTACATACACAGGTAGGTTGTAAATGTGTTGGAGCAAAAGTAAATGGAAGAATGGTAACTATTGACCATAAATTAAAAAGTGGAGATAAGGTAGAAATTATAACTTCTAAAAACTCAAAAGGACCAAGTATAGACTGGTTAGATATAGTTGTAACACACGGTGCTAAAGGAAAAATTAGAAAGTTTTTAAAAGATGAAAATAAAGAAACTGTAACAAAAATAGGTAAAGATAATTTAGAAAAAGAAGCTTCTAAATTAGGAATGACTTTAAAAGAAATTGAAAATGATCCTACACTTAAAAAACATATGGAAAAAAATAATATTCCTAACTTAGATGAATTTTATTTCTATATTGGAGAAAAAAGAAGTAGACTTGATATACTGATAACTAAGATAAAAACTAGTTTAGAAAAAGAAAGAGCAGCTTCAACCCTAACTATTGAAGAAGTTTTAAAGAAAAAAGAAGAAAAGAAAAAAGAAGGTAAAAATGACTTTGGAATAGTTATAGATGGAATAAATAATACACTTATCAGATTTGCTAAGTGTTGCACTCCTTTACCAGGTGATGAAATTGGAGGTTTTGTTACAAAACTTACAGGAATAACAGTACATAGAAAAGATTGTGCTAATTTTCATGCTATGGTAGAAAAAGATCCTAGTAGAGAAATTATGGTTAAATGGGATGAAAATTTAATAGAAACTAAGATGAATAAATATAATTTTACTTTTACAGTTGTGTTAAATGATAGACCTAATATATTGATGGAAATTGTCAATCTGATAGCCAATCATAAAATAAATATTACCTCTGTAAACTCTTATGAAGTAAAAAAAGATGGTGATAGAGTAGTGAAAGTAAAAATATCAATAGAAATTAAAGGTAAAACAGAATATGATTATTTAATAAATAATATTTTAAAATTAAAAGATGTTATTTCTGTTGAGCGTTAG
- a CDS encoding ACT domain-containing protein, whose product MALKKKEADNKEFYIVDKRILPKSIQNVIKVNDLILKTKISKYSAIKKVGISRSTYYKYKDFIKPFYEGGEDRIYSLHLSLKDRVGILTDVLDVIAKEKISVLTIVQNMAVDGIAKSTILIKLSESMQKKVDKIISKIGKVEGIADIRITGSN is encoded by the coding sequence ATGGCATTAAAAAAGAAAGAGGCAGATAATAAAGAGTTTTACATAGTGGATAAAAGAATTTTACCTAAGTCTATCCAAAATGTAATAAAGGTTAATGATTTAATCTTAAAAACGAAAATTTCAAAATATAGTGCAATTAAAAAGGTAGGAATAAGTAGAAGTACTTATTATAAATATAAAGATTTTATAAAACCATTTTATGAAGGAGGAGAGGATAGAATTTATAGCCTTCATCTATCTTTAAAAGATAGAGTTGGTATCTTAACAGATGTTTTAGATGTAATAGCAAAAGAAAAAATAAGTGTACTTACAATAGTTCAAAATATGGCAGTTGATGGGATAGCTAAATCAACAATACTTATTAAACTATCTGAAAGTATGCAAAAAAAAGTTGATAAAATAATATCAAAAATTGGTAAGGTAGAAGGAATAGCAGATATAAGAATAACAGGAAGTAACTAG
- a CDS encoding PTS sugar transporter subunit IIA, translating to MVNSIKITDYITEDLIDLDLKSKNREGILIELSELLEKSPNVTGEEKDIYKALVDREKLGSTGIGKGVAIPHAKTESATGLTVAFGVSKEGIDFNSLDEEEVHLFFVFASPNKDSQVYLKVLARISRLIREEEFRENLFNCKTPKEVIDCIREKEEI from the coding sequence ATGGTAAATTCTATAAAAATTACAGATTACATTACAGAAGACTTAATAGATTTAGACTTAAAGTCAAAAAATAGAGAAGGTATTTTAATAGAGTTGTCAGAATTATTGGAAAAATCACCAAATGTAACAGGTGAAGAAAAAGATATTTATAAAGCATTGGTAGATAGAGAAAAACTTGGCAGTACAGGAATTGGTAAAGGAGTGGCTATACCTCATGCTAAAACTGAAAGTGCGACAGGACTGACTGTTGCTTTTGGTGTAAGTAAAGAAGGTATAGATTTTAATTCATTAGATGAAGAAGAAGTTCATTTATTCTTTGTTTTTGCTTCTCCTAATAAAGATAGCCAAGTATATTTAAAGGTACTAGCTAGAATATCAAGATTAATAAGAGAAGAGGAATTTAGAGAAAATTTATTTAATTGTAAAACTCCAAAGGAAGTTATAGATTGTATTAGAGAAAAAGAAGAAATTTAG
- the fmt gene encoding methionyl-tRNA formyltransferase, giving the protein MRIIFMGTPRFALPSLEKIYKEHEIISVFTKVDKPNARGKKINFSPIKEFALANDLKIYQPENFKDSSLIEEIRNMQADLIVVVAYGKILPKEIIDIPKYGVINLHSSLLPRFRGAAPINAAIINGDNKSGVSIMYVEEELDAGDIILQEETEITDEDTFLSLHDRLKDIGADLLLKAIELIEKGQVKAQKQDEKLVTFVKPFRKEDCRIDWTKTSREIFNFIRGMNPVPTAFSNLNETIIKIYETKINDKVYNNATCGEVVEYLKGKGIVVKTGDGSLIISSAKPENKKQMSGVDLINGKFLKIGEKLC; this is encoded by the coding sequence ATGAGAATTATTTTTATGGGAACACCTAGATTTGCTCTTCCCAGTTTAGAAAAAATTTATAAAGAACATGAAATTATATCAGTATTTACAAAAGTTGATAAACCTAATGCTAGGGGTAAAAAAATAAATTTTTCTCCAATAAAAGAGTTTGCTTTAGCAAATGATTTAAAAATTTATCAACCTGAAAATTTTAAAGATAGTTCTTTAATTGAAGAAATAAGAAATATGCAAGCTGATTTAATAGTAGTTGTTGCTTACGGGAAAATTTTACCAAAAGAGATAATAGATATCCCTAAGTATGGTGTAATAAATTTACATTCTTCATTATTACCAAGATTTAGGGGTGCAGCACCTATAAATGCAGCTATAATAAATGGAGATAACAAAAGTGGAGTATCTATAATGTATGTTGAAGAAGAGTTAGATGCAGGAGATATAATTCTTCAAGAGGAAACAGAAATTACAGATGAAGACACATTTTTAAGTCTACATGATAGACTAAAAGATATAGGAGCAGATTTATTACTTAAAGCTATTGAGCTTATAGAAAAAGGACAAGTAAAAGCTCAAAAGCAAGATGAGAAATTGGTGACATTTGTGAAACCTTTTAGAAAAGAAGATTGTAGAATAGACTGGACTAAAACAAGTAGAGAAATTTTTAACTTTATTAGAGGAATGAACCCAGTTCCAACAGCTTTTTCAAATTTGAATGAAACAATAATAAAGATATATGAAACAAAAATTAATGATAAAGTTTACAATAATGCAACTTGTGGAGAAGTAGTTGAATATCTAAAAGGAAAAGGAATTGTTGTAAAAACAGGAGATGGAAGCCTTATAATAAGTTCTGCTAAACCAGAAAATAAAAAACAAATGTCAGGTGTGGACTTAATCAATGGAAAATTTTTAAAAATAGGTGAAAAACTATGTTAA
- a CDS encoding DUF502 domain-containing protein, with translation MKLKKNFYTGLLMILPVVITYYIFNWLFNLAFRIINNTAIIKVLKKLVYFSFGEKADAFYIQILVYIVAALIIFLSITVLGYMTKLVFFSKFIKKASDVLERIPIIKTVYSTSKQIIGVVYSGDGESVYKKVVAVEFPRKGIYAIGFITADKNTALKEFLADKEIVNVFVPTAPNPTSGFLLCMPKEDIHPLNMSVEWAFKLIVSGGYITEELVKEKEEDKITE, from the coding sequence ATGAAATTAAAGAAAAATTTTTATACTGGCTTATTAATGATACTTCCAGTAGTAATAACTTACTATATTTTTAATTGGCTTTTTAATTTAGCATTTAGAATAATAAATAACACTGCAATTATAAAAGTCTTAAAAAAATTAGTATACTTTAGTTTTGGAGAAAAAGCAGATGCTTTTTATATACAAATACTTGTTTATATAGTGGCAGCATTGATAATATTTTTATCTATAACAGTGCTTGGTTATATGACAAAATTAGTATTTTTCTCTAAATTTATAAAGAAGGCATCAGATGTTTTAGAAAGAATACCAATTATAAAAACAGTGTATTCAACATCTAAGCAAATTATAGGGGTTGTATATTCAGGTGATGGTGAAAGTGTATATAAAAAAGTTGTAGCAGTTGAATTTCCTAGAAAGGGGATATATGCCATTGGTTTTATAACAGCAGATAAAAATACAGCATTAAAAGAATTCTTAGCTGATAAAGAAATAGTTAATGTATTTGTACCAACAGCACCTAATCCAACTTCTGGTTTCTTATTATGTATGCCAAAAGAAGATATTCATCCACTTAATATGAGTGTTGAATGGGCATTTAAACTTATAGTTTCAGGTGGTTATATTACAGAAGAATTAGTGAAAGAAAAAGAAGAGGACAAAATAACAGAATAA
- a CDS encoding bifunctional 5,10-methylenetetrahydrofolate dehydrogenase/5,10-methenyltetrahydrofolate cyclohydrolase, protein MLMDGKELARDIKAKIKTEIDDIKRIYNVNPTVASILVGEDPASQVYLNSQIKSYQDLGIGVQKYFFSKEISEAYLLNLIDKLNKDTEVDGIMINLPLPPQISATKVLNRIKLIKDVDGFKAENLGLLFQNNEDFISPSTPAGIMALIEGYNIDLEGKDVVVVGRSNIVGKPVAALVLNNHGTVTICNSHTKNLADKTKNADILISAVGKPKFITEDMVKEGAVVIDVGINRVNGKLEGDVDFENVQKKASHITPVPGGVGALTVAMLLANILKSFKANRGII, encoded by the coding sequence ATGTTAATGGATGGAAAAGAATTAGCAAGGGATATTAAGGCTAAAATAAAAACAGAGATTGATGATATAAAAAGAATATATAATGTTAATCCAACAGTTGCTTCTATTTTAGTTGGGGAAGATCCAGCTTCACAAGTATATTTAAATTCACAAATAAAATCATATCAAGATTTAGGAATAGGAGTTCAAAAATATTTTTTTAGCAAAGAAATATCAGAAGCATATCTTTTAAATTTGATTGATAAATTGAATAAAGATACAGAAGTAGATGGAATAATGATAAATTTGCCTCTACCTCCTCAAATAAGTGCTACAAAAGTTTTGAATAGAATAAAACTTATTAAAGATGTGGATGGTTTTAAAGCAGAAAATTTAGGTTTATTATTTCAAAATAATGAGGACTTTATATCTCCTTCTACACCAGCAGGGATAATGGCTCTAATAGAAGGATATAATATTGATTTAGAAGGAAAAGATGTAGTTGTAGTAGGAAGAAGTAATATAGTAGGAAAACCTGTTGCAGCTTTAGTATTAAATAATCATGGGACAGTTACAATTTGTAATAGCCATACAAAAAATTTAGCTGATAAAACAAAAAATGCTGATATTTTAATATCAGCAGTAGGGAAACCTAAATTTATCACAGAAGATATGGTAAAAGAAGGTGCAGTAGTAATAGATGTTGGAATAAATAGAGTTAATGGAAAATTAGAGGGAGATGTTGATTTTGAAAATGTTCAAAAGAAAGCATCACATATAACACCTGTTCCAGGTGGAGTGGGGGCATTAACGGTAGCTATGCTATTAGCCAATATTTTAAAATCATTTAAAGCTAATAGAGGAATAATTTAA
- the nrdR gene encoding transcriptional regulator NrdR has translation MKCPFCSSEDTKVVDSRTTIDGSTKRRRECNNCLKRFSTYERFEESPIYVVKKDNRRVKYEREKLLRGLTFATAKRNVSREQLDKIITDIERSLQNSLISEISSKELGEKVLEKLRELDQVAYVRFASVYKEFNDIKSFIEIVEEIKKD, from the coding sequence ATGAAGTGTCCTTTTTGTAGTTCAGAAGATACAAAAGTAGTTGATAGCAGAACAACGATAGATGGCTCTACAAAGAGAAGAAGGGAATGTAATAATTGCTTAAAAAGATTTAGTACCTATGAAAGATTTGAAGAAAGTCCAATATATGTAGTAAAAAAAGATAACAGACGTGTAAAATATGAAAGAGAAAAACTTTTAAGAGGACTTACCTTTGCAACAGCAAAAAGAAATGTAAGTAGAGAACAGTTAGATAAAATTATTACAGATATTGAAAGAAGTTTACAAAATTCTTTGATAAGTGAAATAAGTAGCAAAGAGTTAGGAGAAAAAGTTTTAGAAAAATTAAGAGAACTTGACCAAGTAGCCTATGTGAGATTTGCTTCTGTATATAAAGAATTTAATGATATTAAATCTTTTATAGAAATTGTTGAAGAAATTAAAAAAGATTAG
- a CDS encoding hemolysin family protein → MDTYLNVLILVILILLSGFFSASEAALSAYRSNYLEKLDEEKHPKKYAVMKKWLKDPNAMLTGIVIGNNVVNILASSIATIVIVNYFGNKGSSVALATAIMTILILIFGEISPKLMARNNSAKIAEAVSVIIYVLSIILTPVVYCLIFISRFVGRILGVNMTSPQLMITEEDIISFVNVGNAEGIIEEDEKEMIHSIVTLGETSAKEVMTPRTSMLAFEGAKTINEVWDEIVDNGFSRIPIYEETIDNIIGILYVKDLMEHIKNNELDIPIKQFIRSAYFVPETKSIIEILKEFRGLKVHIAMVLDEYGGVVGLVTIEDLIEEIVGEIRDEYDDEEESFFKKIADNEYEVDAMTDIETINKDLELNLPISEDYESLGGLIVTTTGKICEVGDEVQIDNIYLKVLEVDKMRVSKVFIRILEEVKEEE, encoded by the coding sequence TTGGACACGTATCTGAATGTGTTGATATTGGTAATTTTAATTTTATTATCAGGATTTTTTTCAGCATCTGAGGCTGCATTATCAGCCTATAGATCTAATTATTTAGAAAAATTAGATGAAGAAAAACATCCTAAAAAGTATGCAGTGATGAAAAAATGGTTAAAAGACCCTAATGCTATGTTAACAGGAATAGTAATAGGAAATAATGTGGTAAATATCCTAGCTTCATCAATTGCAACTATTGTAATAGTAAATTATTTTGGAAATAAAGGTTCATCAGTAGCATTAGCAACTGCAATAATGACTATATTAATTTTAATTTTTGGTGAGATAAGTCCTAAACTTATGGCTAGAAATAATAGTGCAAAGATAGCAGAAGCAGTTTCAGTAATAATTTATGTTTTATCTATTATACTGACACCAGTTGTGTATTGTTTGATATTTATTTCAAGATTTGTAGGTAGAATACTTGGTGTAAATATGACAAGTCCACAACTGATGATAACAGAAGAAGATATAATTTCTTTTGTAAATGTTGGAAATGCAGAAGGTATCATTGAAGAAGATGAAAAAGAAATGATACACTCAATAGTAACTTTGGGAGAAACAAGTGCTAAGGAAGTTATGACACCAAGAACTTCAATGCTTGCTTTTGAAGGAGCTAAAACAATAAATGAAGTTTGGGATGAAATAGTAGATAATGGATTTTCAAGAATACCTATATATGAGGAAACCATTGATAATATAATAGGAATCTTGTATGTTAAAGATTTAATGGAACATATAAAAAATAATGAATTAGACATACCTATTAAACAATTTATAAGATCAGCTTATTTTGTTCCTGAAACTAAATCTATTATAGAAATTTTAAAAGAATTTAGGGGCTTAAAAGTTCATATAGCTATGGTTTTGGATGAATATGGAGGAGTTGTTGGGCTTGTAACAATAGAAGACTTGATAGAAGAAATTGTTGGGGAAATAAGAGATGAGTATGATGATGAGGAAGAAAGTTTCTTTAAAAAAATAGCTGACAATGAATATGAAGTTGATGCAATGACTGATATAGAAACAATCAATAAAGATTTAGAGTTAAATTTGCCTATATCAGAAGATTATGAAAGTCTAGGTGGGCTTATAGTTACAACTACAGGTAAAATTTGTGAAGTTGGAGATGAAGTTCAAATAGACAATATCTATTTAAAGGTTTTAGAAGTTGATAAAATGAGAGTTTCAAAAGTCTTTATAAGGATTTTAGAAGAGGTAAAAGAAGAAGAATGA
- the recO gene encoding DNA repair protein RecO, with the protein MIFLRGKGIIIAKKDIEEADRYITIFMEDYGKVFTVIKGIRKSKKRDKTAVDILSLTDFQFYKKNDSLIISNFSTVKDYIGIKSDIDKINIAFYIFSMLNQILVENGRNRKIYEVLEKTLDYLNTSNDERKNYLLILFFLNTLIKEEGISIEDSSHMEELQVEMQNQRKVEIDDNVKKILQYLFEDNLKVVINDEKYKIDYVRKAILVLENYINFHLDTNINAQKILWGALLW; encoded by the coding sequence ATGATATTTTTAAGAGGTAAAGGTATTATTATAGCAAAGAAAGATATTGAAGAAGCAGATAGATACATTACAATATTTATGGAAGATTATGGAAAAGTTTTCACTGTTATAAAAGGGATAAGAAAAAGTAAAAAAAGAGATAAGACAGCAGTAGATATATTATCTTTAACAGATTTTCAGTTCTATAAAAAAAATGATAGTTTAATAATTTCAAATTTTTCAACTGTTAAAGATTATATAGGAATAAAATCTGATATAGATAAGATAAATATAGCATTTTATATATTTTCTATGTTAAATCAAATTTTGGTTGAAAATGGTAGAAATAGAAAAATTTATGAAGTATTAGAAAAAACTCTTGATTATTTGAATACATCAAATGATGAAAGAAAAAATTATCTTTTAATCTTATTTTTCTTAAATACTCTAATTAAAGAAGAAGGAATTTCTATTGAAGATAGTAGTCATATGGAAGAACTTCAAGTTGAGATGCAAAATCAAAGAAAAGTAGAGATAGATGATAATGTAAAAAAAATATTGCAATATTTATTTGAGGACAATTTAAAAGTAGTAATTAATGATGAAAAATATAAAATTGATTATGTAAGAAAAGCAATATTGGTATTAGAAAATTATATTAATTTTCATTTAGATACTAATATAAATGCTCAAAAAATATTATGGGGGGCTTTATTATGGTAA
- a CDS encoding tetratricopeptide repeat protein, producing MTMNKKIVIVLGLSILISGCLSANKEKNYNFIKGLNEYQKNDKVSALENYKKAYEMDKNNVVLLNEIAYLYVDLGNYEEAENYYKKALEVKPNDENSLKNLLQLLYLQNKIVEMKKYIPMIIDKNSFVYNLNNFRIGILSNGEGEDIVEKSLLKISSNDRFLEEYNESFYTDLASVAGLSDNTIKYSSIIFEKAYKKYSNKNKDIVKIYANFLIETKEYRKAEDILMKYIVNNEDNLDEYALLKKLYTKENNKQKLENLKKILRNKI from the coding sequence ATGACTATGAATAAGAAGATAGTGATAGTCTTAGGACTAAGTATTTTAATTTCAGGTTGTTTAAGTGCTAATAAAGAAAAAAATTATAATTTTATTAAAGGTTTAAATGAATATCAGAAAAATGATAAAGTTTCTGCCTTAGAAAATTATAAAAAAGCTTATGAAATGGATAAAAACAATGTAGTTTTATTAAATGAAATAGCTTATTTGTATGTTGATTTAGGAAATTATGAAGAAGCAGAAAATTATTATAAAAAAGCTTTGGAAGTAAAACCTAATGATGAAAATTCTCTAAAAAACTTATTGCAATTACTATATCTTCAAAATAAGATAGTAGAAATGAAAAAATATATTCCTATGATTATAGATAAAAATAGTTTTGTCTATAATCTTAATAATTTTAGGATAGGTATTTTAAGTAATGGTGAAGGCGAAGATATAGTTGAAAAAAGTTTGTTAAAGATAAGTTCAAATGATAGATTTTTAGAAGAATATAATGAGAGCTTTTATACAGATTTAGCAAGTGTTGCAGGCTTATCAGATAATACAATAAAGTATTCTAGTATTATTTTTGAAAAAGCATATAAAAAATATTCAAACAAGAATAAAGATATAGTAAAAATATATGCTAATTTCTTAATAGAAACCAAGGAATATAGAAAAGCAGAAGACATCTTAATGAAATATATTGTTAATAATGAAGATAATTTAGATGAGTATGCACTTTTAAAGAAATTGTATACAAAAGAAAATAATAAACAAAAATTAGAAAATTTGAAAAAGATTTTAAGAAATAAAATATAA